The Thermus brockianus genome window below encodes:
- the thiC gene encoding phosphomethylpyrimidine synthase ThiC, whose translation MTQLEAARKGIITEEMAYVAEQEGVSPGFVREGVAAGRIVIPRNPNHRTLRDFKGIGEGLAVKVNANLGTSYDYVDVEEEVEKARVAIRYGADTLMDLSTGGDLKEIRRRILEVATVPLGTVPIYEAEFRAAKRKNFFDMSADELFAVIEEHGKEGVDYITVHVGVTLKNLEVYRHSPRTTGIVSRGGGLMAAWMLHRGEENPLYARFDDLLDIARTYDMTLSLGDGLRPGSLADSTDRAQIAELLTIGELVERARRAGVQAMVEGPGHIPLNEVATNVQIQKKLTGHAPFYILGMLPVDTAAGFDHIAGAIGGALAGWMGADMLCYLTPAEHLGLPTAEHVKQGVIAFKVAAHAADVARGNPRALERNRRMSEARYRLDWEAQFALALFPEEARRLKEERGSRTKACSMCGPFCPMNLVEAVLRGRERQELPLA comes from the coding sequence ATGACGCAACTGGAAGCGGCAAGGAAAGGGATCATCACGGAGGAGATGGCTTACGTGGCGGAGCAAGAGGGGGTTTCCCCCGGGTTCGTGCGGGAAGGGGTGGCGGCGGGAAGGATCGTGATCCCCAGGAACCCCAACCACCGCACCCTTAGGGACTTCAAGGGGATCGGGGAGGGGCTTGCCGTAAAGGTCAACGCCAACCTAGGCACCTCCTACGATTACGTGGACGTGGAGGAGGAGGTGGAAAAGGCCCGGGTGGCCATCCGCTACGGGGCGGACACCCTCATGGACCTCTCCACCGGGGGGGATCTGAAGGAGATCCGGCGGCGCATCCTCGAGGTGGCCACCGTCCCCCTGGGCACCGTGCCCATCTACGAGGCGGAGTTCCGGGCCGCCAAGCGCAAGAACTTCTTTGACATGTCCGCCGATGAGCTCTTTGCGGTGATTGAGGAGCACGGCAAGGAGGGGGTGGACTACATCACGGTGCACGTGGGGGTCACCCTGAAGAACCTGGAGGTTTACCGGCACAGCCCCCGCACCACGGGCATCGTGAGCCGGGGCGGGGGGCTCATGGCCGCCTGGATGCTCCACCGCGGGGAAGAAAACCCCCTCTACGCCCGTTTTGACGACCTCCTGGACATCGCCCGCACCTACGACATGACCCTTTCCCTGGGGGATGGCCTTAGGCCGGGCTCCCTGGCGGACAGCACCGACCGGGCGCAGATCGCCGAGCTCCTCACCATCGGGGAGCTGGTGGAGCGGGCCAGGCGGGCCGGGGTCCAGGCCATGGTGGAGGGGCCAGGGCACATCCCCCTCAATGAGGTGGCCACCAACGTCCAAATCCAGAAAAAACTCACGGGGCACGCCCCTTTCTACATCCTCGGCATGCTCCCCGTGGACACCGCCGCCGGCTTTGACCACATCGCCGGGGCCATCGGCGGGGCGTTGGCGGGCTGGATGGGGGCGGACATGCTCTGCTACCTAACCCCGGCGGAGCACCTGGGCCTGCCCACCGCCGAGCACGTGAAGCAGGGCGTCATCGCCTTCAAGGTCGCCGCCCACGCCGCCGACGTGGCCCGGGGAAACCCGAGGGCGTTAGAGCGGAACCGGCGCATGTCCGAGGCCCGCTACCGCCTGGACTGGGAGGCCCAGTTCGCCCTCGCCCTTTTCCCCGAGGAGGCCAGGCGGCTTAAGGAGGAGCGGGGAAGCCGCACCAAGGCTTGCAGCATGTGTGGCCCCTTCTGCCCCATGAACCTGGTGGAGGCGGTGCTAAGGGGCCGCGAGCGCCAAGAGCTTCCCCTGGCATGA
- the thiD gene encoding bifunctional hydroxymethylpyrimidine kinase/phosphomethylpyrimidine kinase, with translation MRVALTIAGSDSGGGAGVQADLKVFFRFGVYGTSALTLVTAQNTLGVEALHLLPPRLVYAQIQSVATDFPIHAAKTGALGDAGIVQAVAEGVRRFGIAPLVVDPVMVAKGGDPLLAPEAVEALKAELFPLADLITPNRLEAEALLRSPIRTLAEAEEAARALLALGPKAVLLKGGHLEGEEAVDLLATREGVRAYRAPRVATRNTHGTGCTLSAAITALLALGKPLEEAVAEAKAYLTRALRTAPPLGQGHGPLNHGA, from the coding sequence ATGAGGGTAGCCCTCACCATCGCCGGCTCCGACTCGGGGGGTGGGGCGGGGGTGCAGGCGGACCTCAAGGTGTTCTTCCGCTTCGGGGTCTATGGGACGAGCGCCCTCACCCTGGTCACGGCCCAGAACACCCTGGGGGTAGAGGCCCTTCACCTTTTGCCGCCCCGCCTGGTCTATGCCCAGATCCAAAGCGTGGCCACGGATTTCCCCATCCACGCCGCCAAGACGGGGGCTCTCGGGGATGCGGGCATCGTCCAGGCGGTGGCCGAGGGGGTGCGGCGCTTTGGCATCGCCCCCTTGGTGGTGGACCCCGTGATGGTGGCCAAGGGCGGGGACCCGCTCCTCGCCCCCGAGGCGGTGGAGGCCCTGAAGGCGGAGCTTTTCCCTTTGGCTGACCTCATCACGCCCAACCGCCTCGAGGCGGAAGCCCTCCTCCGGAGCCCCATCCGCACGCTTGCCGAGGCGGAGGAGGCCGCCCGGGCTCTTTTGGCCCTTGGCCCCAAGGCGGTCCTCCTCAAAGGGGGGCACCTGGAGGGGGAGGAGGCGGTGGACCTCCTCGCCACCCGGGAGGGAGTGCGGGCCTACCGGGCCCCCAGGGTGGCCACCCGGAACACCCACGGCACGGGCTGCACCCTTTCCGCCGCCATCACCGCCCTTTTGGCCCTGGGAAAACCCCTGGAGGAGGCGGTGGCCGAGGCCAAGGCCTACCTCACCCGGGCCCTAAGGACGGCCCCTCCCCTGGGCCAGGGGCACGGACCCCTTAACCACGGGGCCTAA
- a CDS encoding ImmA/IrrE family metallo-endopeptidase has product MKTVEVPIKPETLRWAMDWAGLEAESLARKVQVKPEKVERWLEGKEKPTYPQALKLAQALHLGLGHLLLPPPEVKLPLRDFRRGRGRQAPPSPELLEAYHDARRKQEWWRERKGKPLPFVGSGKGASPAEVAREMATFLQVEALRRRARDHQGFLKALADRAEALGVLVLRQGHVGTHTRRTYDPEEFSGFALVDPVAPVVFLNAREHPSRQVFTLAHELAHVWRGEGGLEGGLEEEARDEVEVWADHVAAELLMPEEEFRAAWNGHLPPLEAAREASRRFFVSPRAALERAFRLELVHREGYMEALEALRKTAPPRPRKGGGDFWKTLVVQNSPAFVREVRRAALEGEVDAKDVAFLLNVDLRTAWAFLEGKGVPT; this is encoded by the coding sequence ATGAAAACGGTAGAGGTACCCATCAAGCCAGAAACCCTCCGGTGGGCCATGGACTGGGCGGGCCTCGAGGCAGAAAGCCTCGCCCGGAAGGTCCAGGTCAAGCCGGAGAAGGTGGAGCGCTGGCTAGAGGGGAAAGAGAAGCCCACCTACCCCCAGGCCCTGAAGCTGGCCCAGGCCCTTCATTTGGGCTTGGGGCACCTCCTCCTGCCCCCGCCCGAGGTCAAGCTTCCTTTGAGGGACTTTCGTCGGGGAAGAGGGCGGCAAGCCCCCCCAAGCCCGGAGCTCCTCGAGGCCTACCACGACGCGCGACGTAAGCAGGAGTGGTGGCGGGAGCGCAAGGGGAAGCCCCTTCCCTTCGTGGGAAGCGGCAAGGGCGCTTCCCCGGCAGAGGTGGCCCGCGAGATGGCGACCTTCCTGCAAGTGGAAGCCTTGCGGAGAAGGGCCCGGGACCATCAAGGCTTCCTCAAGGCCCTTGCGGACAGGGCGGAAGCCCTTGGGGTTCTGGTCCTCCGGCAAGGGCACGTGGGCACCCACACCCGGAGGACCTACGACCCGGAGGAGTTCTCCGGCTTCGCCCTGGTGGACCCCGTGGCCCCCGTGGTCTTCCTGAACGCCCGCGAGCACCCTTCCCGCCAGGTCTTCACCCTGGCCCACGAGCTGGCCCACGTGTGGCGGGGAGAAGGGGGACTGGAGGGCGGGCTGGAGGAAGAGGCCCGGGACGAGGTGGAGGTCTGGGCGGACCACGTGGCCGCGGAGCTTCTGATGCCCGAGGAGGAGTTTCGCGCGGCTTGGAACGGGCACCTTCCCCCCTTGGAGGCCGCCCGGGAGGCTTCCCGGCGCTTCTTCGTGAGCCCGAGGGCCGCCCTGGAGCGGGCCTTTCGCTTGGAACTTGTGCACCGGGAGGGGTACATGGAGGCCCTCGAGGCCCTGCGGAAGACCGCGCCTCCCCGTCCCAGGAAGGGGGGCGGGGACTTCTGGAAGACCCTGGTGGTCCAGAACAGCCCCGCCTTCGTGCGGGAGGTCAGGCGGGCGGCCCTAGAAGGGGAAGTGGACGCCAAGGACGTGGCCTTTCTCCTCAATGTGGACCTCAGGACGGCCTGGGCCTTCCTGGAGGGCAAGGGTGTACCTACTTGA
- a CDS encoding helix-turn-helix domain-containing protein: MKQSTGQPPLAVSVNEAARLLSVSRVTIYRAIWRGELKAMKIGARTLIPYKELEAFLERGLGGRR; encoded by the coding sequence ATGAAACAGAGCACCGGGCAGCCCCCCCTGGCCGTGAGCGTGAACGAGGCCGCGCGTTTGCTTTCGGTGAGCAGGGTTACGATCTACCGCGCGATCTGGCGCGGGGAGCTCAAGGCCATGAAAATCGGGGCGCGCACGCTCATCCCGTACAAGGAACTCGAGGCGTTTCTGGAAAGGGGATTGGGGGGAAGGAGGTAA
- a CDS encoding YfjI family protein: protein MLKEHSKVLNGVSQQADGFDPEKALEALRNVPYVRPEDVDDWPEPLPLFREADPPEPYPLEALGPLEGVVREALRVVQGAEALTAAAFLAGASLGAQGIANAVVDGRTYPASLFFLTVADSGERKTELDRLALLPARAWQTAKAEVAALAEEAWRAEREAWEAERRRIQGEKGLSREERAEALKALGLPPARPWSGLCLLSDATTEAIVSALADDWPSVGLFASEAGVFLGGHAMSKEKRLYTISVLSRLWDGQGVERARQGDGKRLLLGRRLSVHLGMQPEVARDLLEDRLVRNQGLLARFFTAWAPQVGPRRYVEEDLTRNPAYIAYQGRLDALLEATAGNVRDDPEARVRGLELPSLPLHPAAKRLYVAFFEHLEAQKEELGEARAFAAKTPEHAVRLALVLGLFEDPSLTRLGPEHMERGIALAEWYMLEHRRLMEGARVPEPLRRAARLLEWLRERARGGASPIATPDVVRYGPRAVGRTTQAVREALRLLEAHGYVRVHREGRREVWELNPRAL, encoded by the coding sequence ATGCTCAAGGAACACTCTAAGGTTTTGAACGGCGTTTCGCAACAGGCTGACGGCTTCGACCCCGAGAAGGCCCTCGAGGCCCTGCGCAACGTGCCCTACGTGCGGCCCGAGGACGTGGACGATTGGCCAGAGCCCCTGCCCCTGTTCCGGGAGGCCGACCCGCCCGAGCCCTACCCCCTCGAGGCCCTCGGGCCCCTGGAGGGCGTGGTGCGGGAGGCCCTGCGCGTGGTCCAGGGCGCGGAGGCCCTGACCGCCGCCGCGTTCCTCGCCGGGGCGTCCCTGGGGGCCCAGGGCATCGCCAACGCCGTGGTGGACGGGCGGACGTACCCGGCGAGCCTGTTTTTCCTGACCGTGGCCGACTCGGGGGAGCGCAAAACGGAGTTGGACCGCCTCGCCCTCCTGCCCGCCCGGGCGTGGCAGACCGCGAAGGCGGAGGTTGCCGCCTTGGCCGAGGAGGCCTGGCGCGCGGAGCGCGAGGCCTGGGAGGCGGAGCGCCGGCGCATCCAGGGGGAGAAGGGCCTCTCCCGGGAGGAGCGGGCCGAGGCCCTGAAGGCCCTGGGCCTCCCCCCGGCCAGGCCGTGGAGCGGGTTGTGCCTCCTCTCGGACGCTACCACTGAGGCCATCGTGAGCGCCCTGGCGGACGACTGGCCCAGCGTGGGGCTGTTCGCCTCCGAGGCCGGCGTGTTCCTGGGCGGCCACGCCATGAGTAAGGAGAAGCGGCTCTACACCATCTCCGTCCTGAGCCGCCTCTGGGACGGGCAGGGAGTGGAGCGGGCCCGGCAGGGGGACGGGAAGCGCCTCCTCCTCGGGAGGCGGCTGAGCGTCCACCTGGGCATGCAACCCGAGGTGGCCCGGGACCTCCTCGAGGACCGCCTGGTGCGAAACCAGGGACTCTTGGCGCGCTTCTTCACCGCCTGGGCCCCCCAGGTGGGCCCCCGGCGCTACGTGGAGGAGGACCTGACGCGAAACCCCGCCTACATCGCCTACCAGGGCCGTCTGGACGCCCTCCTCGAGGCCACCGCCGGGAACGTCCGGGACGACCCCGAGGCCCGGGTGCGGGGGCTGGAACTCCCCAGCCTCCCCCTGCACCCCGCCGCCAAGCGGCTGTACGTGGCGTTTTTTGAGCACCTGGAGGCGCAAAAGGAGGAGCTTGGGGAGGCCCGGGCGTTCGCGGCCAAAACGCCCGAGCACGCGGTGCGCCTCGCCCTGGTCCTGGGCCTCTTCGAGGATCCGTCTCTCACCCGCCTGGGCCCCGAGCACATGGAGCGGGGCATCGCCCTAGCCGAGTGGTACATGCTGGAACACCGGCGGCTGATGGAGGGGGCCCGGGTGCCCGAGCCCCTTCGGCGGGCCGCGCGCCTCCTGGAGTGGCTGCGGGAGCGGGCGCGGGGGGGCGCGTCGCCCATCGCCACGCCGGACGTGGTGCGCTACGGTCCCCGGGCCGTGGGGCGCACCACCCAGGCCGTGCGGGAGGCCCTGCGGCTCCTCGAGGCCCACGGGTACGTTCGCGTCCATCGGGAGGGGCGCAGGGAGGTCTGGGAGTTGAACCCCCGGGCGCTTTGA
- a CDS encoding DUF4411 family protein: protein MYLLDANAIITPFVPGFLEALAKALGRSPEEAKAHLEAWFRDGIKRGILRLGREVRDEILRKRGPGHDLLKSLDGQYKLLEVTEAFFDALEKVAHFVREHYAPEDAEPFLRGADPTLVALAKVHNLTLITQERHVVPQLDGASGLITGRPRLPYVAFAFGVRCVPLLTALLEVQGQASLPQAPGEAGGG from the coding sequence GTGTACCTACTTGACGCCAACGCCATCATCACTCCCTTCGTCCCAGGCTTCCTGGAAGCCCTGGCTAAGGCCCTCGGGAGATCACCAGAGGAGGCCAAGGCCCATCTGGAGGCCTGGTTCCGGGACGGAATCAAAAGGGGCATCCTTCGGCTAGGGCGCGAAGTGAGGGACGAGATCTTGCGAAAGCGGGGTCCGGGCCATGACCTCCTGAAGTCCTTAGACGGGCAGTACAAGCTTCTGGAAGTTACCGAAGCTTTTTTTGACGCCTTGGAGAAGGTGGCCCACTTTGTGAGGGAACACTATGCCCCTGAGGACGCTGAGCCTTTTCTCCGAGGCGCTGACCCGACCCTGGTGGCCCTGGCCAAGGTCCACAACCTCACCCTGATTACCCAGGAAAGGCACGTGGTGCCCCAGCTGGACGGGGCGAGTGGCCTAATCACGGGAAGGCCACGCCTACCCTATGTGGCCTTCGCCTTCGGGGTGCGGTGCGTGCCCTTGCTGACGGCTCTCCTGGAGGTCCAGGGGCAGGCTAGCCTTCCTCAGGCTCCAGGCGAGGCGGGCGGAGGGTAA
- a CDS encoding DEAD/DEAH box helicase: MMKLKAYQEEALKALEDFLHRVRVHADAGLPNPLGQAYREVAGRYLDNPPPYYEPVGLEGIPYVCFRIPTGGGKTLLAAHALAPARRFLGQDAPAVVWLTPTEAIRQQTLRALKDPRHPYRQALEGALGEVRVMDLREALALTPGDVGAVSLVLVATLQAFRVEETEGRKVYEDNGHLMAVFGNLETALPEGASSPPEGVGRYSLANLLRLMRPIVVVDEAHNARTPLSFDTLARLEPGVILEFTATPREDSNVLFAATAHELHREGMIKLPIELVVLKDREAVLQAALAKRKDLEALAEGSREYLRPILLIQAEPKRGEDPFTWERVRSFLLELGVKEEQIAVSTGERDDLTGQDLLSPSSPVRYVITVDKLKEGWDCPFAYVLASVRSLKSSTAIEQVLGRVLRMPGARPKEREELNRAYAFAVSEDFWEAANTLREALVLEGFERYEAERAVYAVGLGLEERVPLKAHPKPEVLESLGSKIAYDPKTKTLVLKEPLTPSEKAILREGLKEEDRDKLPQTVRTPSEEGRVLEVPLLAWHGEPLEAEHFLEEGWSLAGRDAHVDFVPGPLGVRGEIGLEGGRVRIARLEGLDRAGRLFGPHVGWTLESLALWLDRHIPHPDLPQEETLPFLYRALGGLLERGFALEDLVAEKRRLRDLLEAKIRAHREAARKEVFQRLLKNPPASLGTLTLRLEGDYFPSNPYRGAYVFRKHFFPVIADLEDGTEEFQCARLLDELDEVEFWVRNYPTWRHAFRLPYPGGTFFPDFLAKLRNGTLLVVEYKGAHLAHTPETYEKEAIGQLWARKTGNRFLMVRTLQELDALRQAARL, from the coding sequence ATGATGAAGCTGAAGGCCTATCAAGAGGAAGCCCTGAAGGCCCTGGAGGACTTCCTCCACCGGGTAAGGGTTCACGCGGACGCCGGCCTTCCCAACCCCTTGGGCCAGGCCTACCGCGAAGTGGCGGGGAGGTATCTGGACAACCCCCCTCCTTACTACGAACCGGTGGGCCTCGAGGGGATCCCCTACGTGTGCTTCCGCATCCCCACGGGCGGGGGCAAAACCCTCCTGGCGGCCCACGCCCTGGCCCCGGCCCGGCGCTTCCTGGGCCAAGACGCCCCCGCTGTGGTCTGGCTCACGCCCACGGAGGCCATCCGCCAGCAGACCTTGCGGGCTTTGAAGGACCCCCGCCATCCCTACCGCCAGGCCCTCGAGGGGGCTCTGGGTGAGGTCCGGGTCATGGACCTACGGGAGGCCCTGGCCCTGACTCCCGGGGACGTAGGCGCGGTCAGCCTGGTGCTGGTGGCCACCCTCCAGGCCTTCCGGGTGGAGGAAACCGAGGGGCGCAAAGTCTACGAGGACAACGGCCACCTCATGGCCGTCTTCGGGAACCTCGAGACCGCCCTTCCGGAAGGGGCATCCTCGCCCCCGGAAGGGGTGGGGCGGTACTCCCTGGCCAACCTCCTCCGCCTCATGCGTCCCATCGTGGTGGTGGACGAGGCCCACAACGCCCGCACCCCCCTCTCCTTTGACACCCTGGCCCGCTTGGAGCCCGGGGTCATCCTGGAGTTCACCGCCACGCCCCGGGAGGACTCCAACGTCCTCTTCGCCGCCACGGCCCACGAGCTTCACCGGGAGGGCATGATCAAGCTGCCCATAGAGCTCGTGGTGCTGAAGGACCGGGAGGCGGTCCTACAGGCGGCCCTGGCCAAGCGGAAGGACCTCGAGGCCCTGGCCGAGGGAAGCCGGGAGTACCTCCGCCCCATCCTCCTGATCCAGGCCGAACCCAAACGTGGCGAGGACCCCTTCACTTGGGAAAGGGTCCGCTCCTTCCTCCTGGAGCTCGGGGTAAAGGAAGAACAGATAGCGGTCTCCACGGGGGAACGGGACGACCTCACGGGCCAGGACCTCCTCTCTCCCTCCTCCCCCGTGCGCTACGTCATCACCGTGGACAAGCTCAAGGAGGGATGGGACTGCCCCTTCGCCTACGTGCTGGCCTCGGTGCGCTCCCTGAAGTCGTCCACGGCCATTGAACAGGTGCTGGGCCGGGTGCTGCGGATGCCGGGGGCCAGGCCCAAGGAGCGGGAGGAGCTCAACCGGGCCTACGCCTTCGCCGTGTCCGAGGACTTCTGGGAGGCGGCCAACACCCTCCGGGAAGCCCTGGTCCTCGAGGGGTTTGAGCGCTACGAGGCCGAGCGGGCCGTGTACGCCGTGGGCTTGGGCTTGGAGGAGCGCGTGCCCCTCAAAGCCCATCCCAAGCCAGAGGTCCTGGAGTCCCTAGGGTCCAAGATCGCCTACGACCCGAAGACCAAAACCCTGGTCCTCAAGGAGCCCCTGACCCCTAGCGAAAAGGCCATCCTCCGCGAGGGGCTGAAGGAGGAGGACCGGGACAAGCTTCCACAAACCGTTCGCACCCCCTCCGAGGAGGGCAGGGTCCTGGAAGTACCCCTCCTCGCCTGGCACGGGGAGCCCCTGGAGGCCGAGCACTTTCTGGAGGAGGGGTGGAGCCTGGCGGGTCGGGACGCCCACGTGGACTTCGTCCCGGGGCCCCTGGGGGTGAGGGGGGAGATCGGCCTGGAGGGGGGCCGGGTGCGCATCGCCCGCCTGGAGGGGTTGGACCGGGCGGGGAGGCTGTTCGGTCCCCACGTGGGCTGGACCCTGGAAAGCCTCGCCCTTTGGCTGGACCGCCACATCCCCCACCCCGACCTGCCCCAGGAGGAGACCCTGCCCTTCCTCTACAGGGCCTTGGGGGGGCTTCTGGAGCGGGGCTTCGCCCTAGAGGATCTGGTGGCGGAGAAGCGGCGGCTCAGAGACCTCCTGGAGGCCAAGATCCGCGCCCACCGGGAAGCGGCCCGAAAGGAGGTCTTTCAGCGCCTCTTGAAGAACCCTCCTGCCAGCCTGGGGACCCTCACCTTGCGGTTGGAGGGGGACTACTTCCCGTCCAACCCCTACCGGGGGGCTTACGTCTTCCGCAAGCACTTCTTCCCGGTCATCGCCGACCTCGAGGACGGCACGGAGGAGTTCCAGTGCGCCCGCCTTCTGGACGAGCTAGACGAGGTGGAGTTCTGGGTGCGCAACTACCCCACCTGGCGCCACGCCTTCCGCCTGCCCTACCCCGGTGGCACCTTCTTCCCGGACTTCCTGGCCAAGCTTCGGAACGGGACCCTTCTCGTGGTGGAGTACAAGGGGGCGCACCTGGCGCACACCCCCGAGACCTACGAGAAGGAGGCCATTGGCCAGCTCTGGGCCCGGAAGACGGGCAACCGCTTCCTCATGGTGCGCACCCTCCAAGAGCTTGATGCCCTCCGCCAAGCGGCCCGTCTCTGA
- a CDS encoding DUF7146 domain-containing protein: protein MNPVPAGTRTLGPEGVLEHILWATRARPSGQGRWIGHCPAHEDRDPSLSIRLSPEGRVLLHCFAGCPTEAVLEALGLSWGALFPDSHEEPLGRVFRRVRPAPSPRPEPRPDEGRRRLLEAIWARAVPLDRPGAELGRRYLEARGLSLEAVLPGLQNLRLHPGLEYREGEEALGTFPALLARVEHPQHGLVALHRTYLSPDGRGKAPVGSPKKLSRAVLEGGLKGAAIRLYAPGGGVLAVAEGVETALAVREAAGLPAWAAVSAGGLEAWEPPPGVGEVLIAADGDERGVEAGKKLAKQLLALGIAVKLAVPPDGTDWLDVLAAKKRAGRVEAAPGEEETDAQGTL from the coding sequence ATGAACCCGGTGCCCGCCGGTACTCGCACCCTAGGCCCCGAGGGGGTCCTCGAGCACATCCTCTGGGCCACCCGGGCCCGCCCCTCGGGCCAGGGCCGGTGGATCGGCCATTGCCCCGCCCACGAGGACCGGGATCCCTCTCTCTCCATCCGCCTCAGCCCCGAGGGGCGGGTCCTGTTGCATTGCTTTGCGGGCTGCCCCACGGAGGCCGTCCTCGAGGCCCTGGGCCTTTCATGGGGCGCACTTTTCCCCGACTCCCACGAGGAGCCCTTGGGGAGGGTTTTTCGCCGCGTTCGGCCCGCGCCCTCTCCCCGCCCCGAGCCCCGACCGGACGAGGGGCGGCGGAGGCTCCTCGAGGCCATCTGGGCCCGGGCTGTCCCCCTCGACCGCCCCGGCGCGGAGCTGGGGCGGCGCTACCTCGAGGCCCGGGGCCTGAGCCTCGAGGCCGTCCTCCCCGGCCTCCAGAACCTCCGCCTCCACCCCGGCCTGGAGTACCGGGAAGGGGAGGAGGCCTTAGGGACTTTTCCCGCCCTCCTCGCCCGGGTGGAGCACCCTCAGCACGGCTTAGTAGCCCTGCACCGGACCTATCTGAGCCCGGACGGGAGGGGGAAGGCCCCGGTGGGGAGCCCCAAAAAGCTCAGCCGGGCGGTTCTCGAGGGCGGCCTGAAGGGGGCGGCCATCCGCCTCTACGCCCCTGGGGGCGGGGTTTTGGCCGTGGCCGAAGGGGTGGAGACCGCCCTCGCGGTGCGCGAGGCCGCGGGCCTTCCCGCCTGGGCCGCCGTGAGCGCGGGGGGCCTCGAGGCGTGGGAGCCCCCACCCGGGGTGGGAGAGGTCTTGATCGCGGCTGACGGGGACGAGAGGGGGGTGGAAGCTGGGAAAAAACTGGCGAAGCAGCTTTTGGCGCTTGGGATCGCGGTGAAGTTGGCCGTGCCGCCAGACGGCACGGACTGGCTTGACGTGCTGGCGGCGAAAAAGCGCGCGGGGCGGGTAGAGGCCGCCCCGGGAGAGGAGGAAACTGATGCTCAAGGAACACTCTAA